A genomic window from Diospyros lotus cultivar Yz01 chromosome 2, ASM1463336v1, whole genome shotgun sequence includes:
- the LOC127794165 gene encoding 23 kDa jasmonate-induced protein-like — MASNVSSICLMKNETGGTLTFVECRTINGRIGPISYPQKISSGQWAMFVHTGDFEARSKSMGAVIYHCTNPDGEECDWMMSWLNTYGEPLKVYTEIMEKGHFKRNVWKDIERRLKRGTNFSEEEWEDFTAIVEEVPNDDCDVFAIFRGIITN, encoded by the exons ATGGCGTCGAATGTCTCTAGTATATGTCTGATGAAAAATGAAACTGGTGGCACTCTAACATTTGTGGAGTGCCGTACAATAAATGGCCGGATCGGACCGATCTCGTACCCTCAGAAGATTTCATCTGGCCAGTGGGCAATGTTTGTGCACACCGGCGACTTTGAAGCCCGCTCTAAATCTATGGGCGCTGTCATCTATCATTGCACCAATCCGGACGGGGAAGAGTGTGATTGGATGATGTCTTGGTTGAACACATATGGGGAACCACTCAAG GTTTATACTGAGATCATGGAAAAAGGCCATTTTAAGCGTAATGTTTGGAAGGACATTGAACGTAGGTTGAAGCGTGGCACTAACTTCAGCGAGGAAGAGTGGGAGGACTTCACAGCCATTGTCGAAGAGGTGCCAAATGATGACTGTGATGTATTCGCCATATTCCGGGGAATTATTACAAACTAG